Proteins encoded together in one Cherax quadricarinatus isolate ZL_2023a chromosome 68, ASM3850222v1, whole genome shotgun sequence window:
- the LOC128697794 gene encoding uncharacterized protein codes for MNPFKNVMRSILQRRSGDARLSRWALKVACLQDLLQHLVGQDKSINAMGNVASDLPQETPAKKGLQLPADNHTSCHDSPEFLVKLAKILVVKSLAEDNLDGITENVFLKYVCKDNQPLGKRLFHYLMTRWQESSEVESENDDLQGLMSKAAFLSSANCLLGLLSDSRQLEFYIKVFADDKEKIERKDVYELVFAAYQISTVAHHTCCLPDDILMAVVNSAMHGKESVSTKYLHSWVSQHCPRLVMWLHRCITHMLTVGHRTIPDNTDEGEDVRDTPVLDCPSKTSCVTLHPALIWLLTGTLPTIYTKQQKNQDLSSSNNLLLDPHVFINKMISAGSPTHWILLYNSENDGLSINRFQYHVFGYRSPTMMFITAEGGNLFCLACDIDWRDSKHFWGGENCLCMQLTPEYKIIESGAKIMYFNISSRGFPTGIQVGKDSTNRALTLDLNLTLVTYRMIPYKLQSIEVWGCGTCEAKEAQTELKKREIRDVENRRKVKLNSSDWLDNPDRYLIELAGTRLSYAQYDTPAPGNSSKNS; via the exons ATGAACCCCTTCAAGAACGTAATGCGTTCGATCCTGCAGCGTCGTAGTGGTGATGCTCGGTTGTCTCGCTGGGCCTTGAAGGTGGCCTGTCTCCAGGATCTATTACAGCACCTGGTAGGCCAGGACAAGTCTATCAACGCCATGGGTAACGTCGCTAGTGATCTACCCCAGGAAACTCCTGCCAAAAAGGGTTTACAGTTGCCCGCCGACAACCATACATCCTGCCATGATTCTCCAGAATTTCTCGTCAAGTTAGCTAAG ATCCTTGTGGTAAAGTCCCTTGCTGAAGACAACCTGGATGGCATCACAGAAAATGTTTTCTTG AAATACGTGTGCAAGGATAACCAGCCACTTGGTAAACGGTTGTTTCACTACCTCATGACTCGCTGGCAAGAGAGCTCTGAAGTAGAGTCAGAGAATGACGACTTGCAGGGTCTTATGTCTAAAGCAGCATTCTTATCATCAGCAAATTGCCTTTTGGGGCTCTTGTCAGATTCTCGACAACTTGAGTTCTACATTAAG GTATTTGCAGATGACAAAGAAAAGATTGAAAGAAAGGATGTGTATGAGCTGGTATTTGCTGCCTATCAGATATCCACAGTTGCCCATCATACTTGCTGCTTGCCAGATGATATCCTCATGGCTGTTGTAAATTCTGCT ATGCATGGGAAGGAGAGTGTGAGCACCAAATATCTACACAGTTGGGTGTCTCAACATTGCCCTCGTCTAGTGATGTGGCTACACCGTTGCATCACTCACATGCTGACTGTTGGTCATCGTACGATACCAGATAATACAGATGAAGGAGAG GATGTTCGAGATACACCAGTCCTAGACTGCCCCAGCAAGACTTCGTGTGTAACTCTTCACCCAGCACTCATCTGGCTTTTAACAGGAACTCTGCCCACTATATACACAAAGCAACAGAAGAACCAGGATCTTTCCTCATCTAATAATCTGTTGTTGGATCCTCATGTCTTCATTAACAAAATG ATTTCTGCTGGAAGTCCTACACACTGGATCCTACTCTATAACAGTGAAAATGATGGCCTCAGTATTAACAG ATTCCAGTACCATGTATTTGGCTACCGAAGCCCAACAATGATGTTCATAACAGCAGAAGGTGGTAACCTGTTTTGCTTGGCATGTGACATTGATTGGAGAGACTCGAAGCATTTCTGGGGTGGCGAGAATTGTCTCTGCATGCAGTTAACCCCAGAATATAAAATCATTGAAA GTGGTGCAAAGATAATGTACTTCAATATATCATCACGAGGGTTTCCAACTGGTATTCAAGTGGGTAAAGACAGCACCAATCGTGCCCTCACACTTGACTTAAATCTCACATTAGTCACCTACCGCATGATTCCTTACAAGTTGCAGTCGATTGAAGTCTGGGGATGTGGTACATGTGAAGCCAA AGAAGCACAAACCGAGCTGAAAAAACGTGAAATAAGAGATGTCGAGAATCGACGGAAAGTTAAATTAAATAGTTCTGACTGGTTGGACAATCCTGACCGCTATCTTATTGAATTGGCAGGTACACGCCTAAGTTATGCTCAATATGACACACCTGCTCCTGGAAACTCTTCTAAAAATTCATAG